One part of the Arabidopsis thaliana chromosome 1 sequence genome encodes these proteins:
- the DTA4 gene encoding downstream target of AGL15-4, translating into MIDPCSTYIQVLSRVRPQTKMGVSSPDFRAPPPSPVASSRRASFTANEDVLSEFLDKCGRVPNLVLPDKVFPKHTFLLNPPTFDFHRLDSLSALLDAIATIGCFQLVNHGVPEAMVKAAMDKTIFHDETEEFVFNKDINADDHTACYSDLRELMGEAERIGKAVREKLGAGGRSQKEGVGVCYVKRHNIKNESKEEAIRMLLRGYDERHSLCLNFCHAEFHVYSKRGWVSFSPRPDAVIVTIGDQGWSGRFKGVVGRPLLYKSDLHHNLISISFLYTSTTTLHNTSRKITKRTKKKTISLFQQLLFALFLTLLFPFLLP; encoded by the exons ATGATCGATCCTTGCTctacatatatacaagtatTATCACGAGTAAGACCCCAAACAAAAATGGGAGTTTCCTCTCCCGACTTCCGAGCCCCTCCTCCGTCCCCGGTAGCATCCAGCCGCCGTGCCTCCTTCACGGCCAACGAAGACGTCCTCTCGGAGTTCCTGGACAAGTGTGGTCGAGTCCCAAATCTTGTATTGCCCGATAAAGTCTTCCCCAAGCACACATTCCTTCTCAACCCTCCCACCTTCGATTTCCACCGGTTGGACTCCCTCTCGGCTCTGCTTGATGCCATCGCCACCATCGGTTGTTTTCAGCTCGTTAACCACGGTGTTCCAGAGGCTATGGTGAAAGCCGCCATGGACAAAACCATTTTCCACGATGAGACGGAGGAGTTCGTGTTTAATAAAGATATTAATGCTGATGATCACACGGCTTGTTATTCAGATTTGAG GGAGTTGATGGGTGAGGCAGAGAGGATAGGGAAGGCGGTGAGAGAAAAGCTAGGAGCAGGAGGAAGAAGCCAAAAGGAAGGGGTAGGGGTTTGCTACGTGAAGAGGCATAATATTAAAAACGAATCAAAGGAAGAAGCCATAAGGATGCTGCTAAGAGGCTATGACGAAAGACATTCTCTATGTCTCAACTTCTGCCATGCAGAGTTCCACGTCTACTCCAAAAGAGGTTGGGTCTCCTTCTCCCCACGTCCCGATGCGGTGATCGTCACAATCGGAGATCAAGGCTGGAGCGGAAGATTCAAGGGCGTTGTGGGGAGGCCCCTTCTTTACAAATCAGATCTTCATCACAATCTGATTTCCATATCCTTTCTCTACACTAGTACTACCACTCTCCACAACACAAGCAGAAAAATTACCAAaaggacgaagaagaagaccattTCCCTCTTCCAACAGCTCCTCTTTGCTCTCTTTCTCACACTCCTCTTCCCTTTTTTACTTCCTTGA
- the DTA4 gene encoding downstream target of AGL15-4 (downstream target of AGL15-4 (DTA4); Has 56 Blast hits to 56 proteins in 9 species: Archae - 0; Bacteria - 0; Metazoa - 0; Fungi - 0; Plants - 56; Viruses - 0; Other Eukaryotes - 0 (source: NCBI BLink).), giving the protein MGVSSPDFRAPPPSPVASSRRASFTANEDVLSEFLDKCGRVPNLVLPDKVFPKHTFLLNPPTFDFHRLDSLSALLDAIATIGCFQLVNHGVPEAMVKAAMDKTIFHDETEEFVFNKDINADDHTACYSDLRELMGEAERIGKAVREKLGAGGRSQKEGVGVCYVKRHNIKNESKEEAIRMLLRGYDERHSLCLNFCHAEFHVYSKRGWVSFSPRPDAVIVTIGDQGWSGRFKGVVGRPLLYKSDLHHNLISISFLYTSTTTLHNTSRKITKRTKKKTISLFQQLLFALFLTLLFPFLLP; this is encoded by the exons ATGGGAGTTTCCTCTCCCGACTTCCGAGCCCCTCCTCCGTCCCCGGTAGCATCCAGCCGCCGTGCCTCCTTCACGGCCAACGAAGACGTCCTCTCGGAGTTCCTGGACAAGTGTGGTCGAGTCCCAAATCTTGTATTGCCCGATAAAGTCTTCCCCAAGCACACATTCCTTCTCAACCCTCCCACCTTCGATTTCCACCGGTTGGACTCCCTCTCGGCTCTGCTTGATGCCATCGCCACCATCGGTTGTTTTCAGCTCGTTAACCACGGTGTTCCAGAGGCTATGGTGAAAGCCGCCATGGACAAAACCATTTTCCACGATGAGACGGAGGAGTTCGTGTTTAATAAAGATATTAATGCTGATGATCACACGGCTTGTTATTCAGATTTGAG GGAGTTGATGGGTGAGGCAGAGAGGATAGGGAAGGCGGTGAGAGAAAAGCTAGGAGCAGGAGGAAGAAGCCAAAAGGAAGGGGTAGGGGTTTGCTACGTGAAGAGGCATAATATTAAAAACGAATCAAAGGAAGAAGCCATAAGGATGCTGCTAAGAGGCTATGACGAAAGACATTCTCTATGTCTCAACTTCTGCCATGCAGAGTTCCACGTCTACTCCAAAAGAGGTTGGGTCTCCTTCTCCCCACGTCCCGATGCGGTGATCGTCACAATCGGAGATCAAGGCTGGAGCGGAAGATTCAAGGGCGTTGTGGGGAGGCCCCTTCTTTACAAATCAGATCTTCATCACAATCTGATTTCCATATCCTTTCTCTACACTAGTACTACCACTCTCCACAACACAAGCAGAAAAATTACCAAaaggacgaagaagaagaccattTCCCTCTTCCAACAGCTCCTCTTTGCTCTCTTTCTCACACTCCTCTTCCCTTTTTTACTTCCTTGA